The DNA region GCGGGCGTGATGCCCTTCTTCAGCGGTGCCTCCACCGCGTGGACGAGTTCGAGCGGCCAACGCGCGGCGTCGGAGCCCTTCTTGCTCTCCCGCTCGACCACCAGCCAGTACCGTCCCGCCCGGTCGCAGAGGCCGGTGCCCTGCGCGGTGGGGATACGGGCGATCGCCGCGGTCAGCGGGGTCGCGCCCTCCTCCTGGGAGAAGTGCGCGGTCTCCGAACCGCAGGAGCTGTCGGTGCCGTACGCGATGCTGGTGCGCAGCGCGTCGAAGGTGTCGACGGCCGCCCCGGGCTGCGGCACCGCCGTCGCCGAGAAGTCCACCGTCGAGACGGCGTCCAGGTCGACGGCGTAGTACCGCTTCTCTCCCGGACCGATGGTGTCGAGATACTGCCCGGGTCCGAGCGCGGGCGCCCCCGCGCTCGTCGCCGTGCCCTCGATCCGCTCGCCCCGGAACCGGTAGCCGTCCGCGGAGAGTTGCGACGCCCGCTGCAACTGCCTGGCCAGCGACTCGGCGTCCGGTGCGTCGTAGTAGCGGCCGTTGCCCGCCGCCGCGATGCATTCGAGCTGCTCGCGGGCCGCGCCCTTCACCTGGAAGCCCACGGTGTCGATGCGCAGCCCGATGCCCTCCTTGCCGAGCTGCTCGGCGACCTCGCAGGGCCGTGGCGTACCGCAGTTGTCCTCGCCGTCGGAGATCAGCAGGATCGTGCGCGTACCGATGGAGCCGCCCGACGACTGCGGAAGGTCCTCGGCGGCCTTCCGCAGCGACAGGCCGATGGGAGTGTCCCCCCTGGGCTGTACGGCCGCCACGGCCCGCTTCACGGCCGCCCGGTCCAGTCCGCGCACCGGCCTCACGAGCCTGGTGTCCGTGCAGCCCCGGGCGCGGTCGGCGCCGTACACCCGCAGTCCGGTCGGATACCCGTCGGGAAGGCCGTCGACGACGGTCCCGACGGCCGTACGGGCACTCTCCATCCGGGTGTGCCCCGTGCCGTCGTCGTCCGCCATGGAGCCGGACGAGTCGAGAACCATGACCAAGCTGCCGCTCGGGCCGGTCCCGGACGCCTCCGCCCTGGCGGGCGCACCGCCCGCGGGCGCCGCCACGGCCGGCATCGCGCCCGCCACCAGGGCGAGCAGCGCCCCGCCGATCCATGCCCCCGCGACTGCGGTACGGCGGTGGTCCCGTGCCTTCACCCGTGCCCCCTCGACCAAAACCCGGCTATTTTGCTCACGCAACTTATTGATTTGCTCGGGTGAACTCAAGAGCACGGGTGTCACGGTCCCGCAACAGCACGAAGCCCCGGCCGCTCAGCGACCGGGGCCCGCAATCAGGCTGTTCTGTCTCACACACCCGAACCTGCGGGCACGGAGTCAGTCGCCTCCGTCCACAGATCCTGCTCGGCGCGATCCGCCTGGATCTGGCGGTACACGAGGAGCCCGCCGATGGCGGCCAGTGCGACCAGGAGAAGCTTCTTCACCGCGCGACCTCGTCTTTCCTTGACGTAGGGGACTTCTGCCGCCCGACTATACACACCGACCGATATCGACCGGTGACCTGCCTGCGACCCAACTGGCGCCCAGGGAAAAGCGATCGCCCGAGGGGCGCTCCGCCCTGAGGATCCGGTTCGCAGCCCGCGGCCCGGCACAAGCCCGTCAGGACCGGTTGAACCATACGAGTGGTGTTCATCCGAAGATCGGCGAATCGGTGGCGTCGGTCCATGAAATCGCGAGCCACATCCACATCATCAGAAAGGTAAGCAAACCGGACCACCCGAAAGCGAGGGGCCATGAGCACCTTCAAGCCCAAGAGCATCTGGACCGCCTTCGTCACCGCCCTCTTCGCCCTGCTCGCCGCACTGGGGCTCATGAGCACCCCGGCGACGGCAACGGAGCAGAGCGCCACGGAGCCGGCCACCACGACCCAGGAACACATGGGTGCGACCGCGGCAACCGCGACCACCCCGTCGGTGCGATGGACCCTTCCGCGTGACCGGGCGCTGCCACCCACGATGAAGCAGCGCATCCGCGCCGAGGCGCACGGCTCCTCGCCCGCCACCCGCCATCTGTCCGTCGACAGCACGGACGCCACGGACACCAGGAACGCCGCCCGCGCCGCCCACGGCGCCCCGGCGGGGGACGCGTCCCTGCTGCCACCCTGAGAGCCGCCGCGCTGACGTACTGAGCCCCCGGGCCGGTTCACACCGGACGGGGGCTTCTCCGTGCCCTCCAGCGGCCTTCTCGCCCACCGGAGCCAGCGCTGCGCCGCCTCGACGGTGTCCCCTCCACTGGTGTTGAACGCGATGGCGGCCCCTGGCGCATGGCGGCGGATCAGATTCACGATCTGCTCGAAGAGCGGAAGCAACTGCTCGGTCTTGCAGATCCCGCCCCCGACGACCACCACGTCCCACGGACGCTCGGCCAGCGACGCGACGATCGCGGGCTCGGCCGACTCGTCGAACACGACCAGCGTCATGGCCGCTTCGATGCCGAGCTCGCCGAACCGCCCCAGCTCCCCGGCGAGAGCCGCGCGAACGGCCTCCGCGTCGACGTCGGGCAGTGCCTGTGGGTCGTAACCGACAACAAGTACGGAAGACATACGGCCAACCCAATGACGCCGACCGTGGACGTCAGCCGTAATGCCGAAGGCCCCCAACCGGATTCGGCTGGGGGCCTTCGTACTGGTGGGGCTAACAGGATTTGAACCTGTGGCCTCATCCTTATCAGGGATGCGCTCTAACCAACTGAGCTATAGCCCCGCCGCGCTGTGCGCTGACTTCTGAAGATTAGCGCACGTCGGGGCCAGTCCCAAAATCGATACCCGGCGCCCTACTCGTCCTCGGCCAGCGTGAGCTCGATACCGCCCACGAAACCCGCCGACAAGTTGTAGATGAAGGAGCCCAGCGTCGCCAGCGCGGTCGCCAGAACCACGTCGATCACCGCGATGACCGAGGTGAAGATGAGAACCCTCGGCAGCGACAGGAACGACTGGAGATCGAAGCCGTTGCTGTCGTTCGAACCGGTGGCCTCGCTGATCGTTCCGCCCACGGTGGAGAAGACGCCCATCGCGTCCATCACCATCCACAGCACCGCGGACGCCACCACCGTGCAGATACCGAGCGCGATGGAGAGCAGGAAGCTGACCTTCATCACCGACCACGGATCGGCCTTGGCCACCCGCAGCCGCGCCTTGCGGGTACGCGGAGTCGTCCGCGCCCCCGTCCGCGGCCGCCGGGCCGCCTGCGCGGCGCCGACGCCCTGCACACCGCCCTGCGTGCCGTGCGGCCGACCGCCCTGGGTCCCGCCGGCGGGCGAGGGATACGCCTGCGGCGGGTGGTACGGCCCGCTCGCCTGCCCCGGCGCGGGCTCGCGCTCACCCGGCAACGGCCCGGTCGCGTAGCCCTCGTACTGGGGCTGAGGCCCCCGGGTGTCCGTCACAATGCCCCCTTGGGAGTCCGTGGCAGGGCCACGGGCACCGTTCGCTCCTGCTCCGGAAGCGGCCGAACCGGCGCCCGTGGCTCCACTCACGCTCTACTCCTCGTGCTCCCCGGCCGAAGGCGATGTGCCTTCGACATTGCCCTCGACCGTGCTCTCGGCACCCTCCGCCGTCGCAGCCTCGGTGTCCTCGGACCCCTCGACCTCTTCGGCCTCACGACCGGCTTCGGCGTTACGGGCAATACCGACGACGGCATCGCGCTTGCCCAGATTGATCAGTTGGACGCCCATGGTGTCACGGCCCGTCTCCCTGACTTCATTGACTCGCGTACGAATCACACCACCGCCGAGCGTGATGGCGAGGATCTCATCCGTCTCCTCGACCACCAGCGCGCCGACCAGCGAGCCCCGGTCCTCCACGATCTTGGCAGCCTTGATGCCCAGACCGCCACGGCCCTGAACCCGGTACTCGTCGACAGGGGTCCGCTTCGCGTACCCACCGTCGGTGGCAGTGAACACGAACGTACCCGGCCGGACAACATTCATCGAGAGCAGTTCGTCGCCCTCGCGGAAACTCATCCCCTTGACGCCCGAGGTCGCACGGCCCATCGGGCGCAGCGCATCGTCCGTCGCGGTGAACCTGATCGACTGGGCCTTCTTGCTGATGAGCAGCAGATCGTCCTCGGCCGAGACCAGCTCCGCACCGATCAGCTCGTCGGCGGTGCCTTCGGCGCCATCTGCCGTCTCCCGGAGGTTGATGGCGATGACACCACCGGAGCGCGGCGAGTCGTAGTCCTTCAGCGCGGTCTTCTTCACCAGACCGCCCTTCGTGGCCAGGATCAGATAGGGCGCGGCCTCGTAGTCACGGATCGCCAGGATCTGGGCGATCTGCTCGTCCGGCTGGAAGGCCAGCAGATTGGCGACATGCTGACCACGGGCGTCACGGCCGGCGTCCGGGAGCTCGTACGCCTTCGCCCGGTACACCCGGCCCTTGTTCGTGAAGAACAGCAGCCAGTGGTGCGTCGTCGACACGAAGAAGTGGTCGACGATGTCGTCTTCCTTGAGCTTCGTACCGCGCACGCCCTTGCCGCCGCGCTTCTGCGAGCGGTAGTCGTCCGTCTTCGTGCGCTTCACATAGCCGCCGCGCGAGATCGTGACGACGATGTCCTCCTCGGCGATCAGGTCCTCGATGGACATGTCACCGTCGAAGGGCACCAGCTTGGAACGCCGGTCGTCGCCGAACTTCTCGACGATCGCCGCCAGCTCCTCGCTGACGATCTTCCGCTGCCGCTCCGGCGACACCAGGATCGCGTTGTACTCATTGATCTTCGCCTGGAGCTCGTCGTGCTCGGCCGTGATCTTCTGGTGCTCCAGCGCGGCCAGGCGACGCAGCTGCATCTCCAGGATCGCGTTCGCCTGGATCTCGTCGATCTCCAGCAGGCCCATCAGGCCCTCGCGCGCCACCTCGACCGTCTGGCTCCGCCGGATGAGCGCGATGACCTCGTCGATCGCGTCCAGCGCCTTGAGCAGACCGCGCAGAATGTGCGCCCGCTCCTCCGCCTTGCGCAGACGGAACTTCGTACGCCGGACGATGACCTCGATCTGGTGCGTGACCCAGTGCCGGATGAACGCGTCGATCGACAGGGTGCGCGGCACACCGTCGACCAGCGCCAGCATGTTGGCGCCGAAGTTGCTCTGCAGATCGGTGTGCTTGTACAGGTTGTTCAGCACGACCTTGGCGACCGCGTCCCGCTTCAGCACGACGACCAGACGCTGACCGGTACGCGACGAGGTCTCGTCACGGACGTCCGCGATCCCGCCGACCTTGCCGTCCTTCACCAGGTCGGCGATCTTCTGCGCCAGGTTGTCGGGGTTGGTCTGGTACGGAAGCTCCGTGACGACCAGGCACTGCCGGTTCTGGATCTCCTCGACCGCGACGACCGCACGCATCGTGATCGAGCCACGGCCGGTGCGGTACGCCTCCTCGATGCCCTTGCGGCCCACGACGAGCGCGCCCGTCGGGAAGTCCGGGCCCTTGATCCGCTCGATCAGCGCTTCCAGGAGCTCCTCCTGAGAGGCCTCCGGGTGCTCCAGATACCACTGCGCACCGGCCGCGACCTCACGCAGGTTGTGCGGCGGGATGTTGGTCGCCATACCGACCGCGATGCCCGCCGAACCGTTGACCAGCAGGTTCGGGAACCGCGCCGGCAGAACCGTCGGCTCCTGGTTGCGGCCGTCGTAGTTGTCCTGGAAGTCGACGGTCTCCTCGTCGATGTCCCGGACCATCTCCATGGACAGCGGCATCATCTTGCACTCGGTGTACCGCATGGCGGCGGCCGGGTCGTTGCCCGGAGAACCGAAGTTGCCGTTGGAGTCCACCAGCGGCATGCGCATCGACCACGGCTGCGCCAGACGCACCAGTGCGTCGTAGATCGACGAGTCACCGTGCGGGTGGTACGTACCCATGACGTCACCGACGACACGGGCGCACTTGTAGAAGCCCTTCTCGGGCCGGTAGCCGCCGTCGTACATCGCGTACAGCACCCGGCGGTGCACGGGCTTGAGACCGTCCCGTACGTCCGGCAGCGCACGCGAGACGATGACGGACATCGCGTAATCGAGGTAGGAGCGCTGCATCTCCGTCTCGAGCCCCACGGGCTCGACACGCATGCTCACGCCGGCGGCGGGTTCCTCTTCAGGTGTCACAGGGGTGTTCTCGTCGGCCATTGCTGGTCAAAGTCCTTTCGAGCGGCGGCTTGCTGGTACGGCCGACTCAGATGTCGAGGAAGCGGACGTCCTTGGCGTTGCGCTGGATGAACGAGCGCCGCGCCTCGACGTCCTCGCCCATCAGCACCGAGAAGAGGTCGTCGGCCTGCGCCGCGTCGTCCAGCGTGACCTGGCCGAGGACCCGGTGGTCGATGTCCATCGTGGTGACGCGCAGCTCCTCGGCGTTCATCTCGCCGAGACCCTTGAAGCGCTGGATCGAGTCTTCCTTGATCCGCTTGCCGTTCTGCTTGCCCAGCTCGACCAGGGCGTCGCGCTCCCGGTCCGAGTACGCGTACTCGAAGTCGTCCCGGCCCCACTTGATCTTGTAGAGCGGCGGGCGGGAGAGATACACGTGCCCGGCCTCGACCAGCGGACGCATGAAACGGAAGAGGAACGTCAGCAGCAGGGTGTTGATGTGCTGACCGTCGACATCGGCGTCCGCCATCAGGATGATCTTGTGATAGCGCAGCTTCTCGATGTCGAAGTCCTCGTGGACCCCGGTACCGAAGGCCGAGATCAGCGCCTGGACCTCGGTGTTCTGCAGGATCTTGTCGACCCGGGCCTTCTCGACGTTCAGAATCTTGCCGCGGATCGGCAGGATCGCCTGGTACATCGGGTTACGGCCGGACTTCGCCGAACCACCGGCGGAGTCACCCTCGACGATGAAGATCTCGCACTTCGTCGGGTCGTTGGACTGGCAGTCGCTCAGCTTGCCCGGCAGCGAGGCGCTCTCCAGGAGCCCCTTGCGACGGGTCAGATCACGCGCCTTGCGGGCCGCGACACGGGCCGTGGCCGCCGCGATGCCCTTGCGGATGATGTCGGCGGCCTCGTTCGGATTGCGGTCGAACCAGTCCGTGAGCTGCTCGTGGACGACCTTCTGGACGAAGGTCTTCGCCTCCGTGTTGCCCAGCTTGGTCTTCGTCTGGCCCTCGAACTGCGGCTCGCCCAGCTTCACCGAGATGATCGCGGTGAGGCCCTCGCGGATGTCGTCACCCGTGAGGTTGTCGTCCTTCTCGCGCAGCAGCTTCTTCTCGCGCGCGTACTTGTTGACCAGCGTGGTCAGCGCGGCGCGGAAGCCTTCCTCGTGCGTACCGCCCTCATGCGTGTGGATCGTGTTCGCGAAGGAGTAGACGCCCTCGCTGTACTGCGTGTTCCACTGCATGGCGATCTCGGCCGAGAGGAGGCGCTCCTTGTCCTCGGCGTCGATGTCGATCACCGACTGGTGAATGACGTCGCCCTTGCGGGAGTTCAGGTACTTCACGAAGTCGACGATGCCGCCCTCGTAGTGGTACGTGACCGTGCGGGCCTGCTCCGCCTCGGCGACCTCGGCCACCTCAGCGACTTCGGCACCCAGCGTCGCCTTCGCCGACTCGCGCTCGTCGGTGAGCTTGATCGTCAGACCCTTGTTGAGGAACGCCATCTCCTGGAAGCGGCGCGACAGGGTCTCGAAGGAGTACTCGGTCGTCTCGAAGATGTCCCCGTCGGCCCAGAAGGTGACGGCCGTCCCCGACTCGTCGGTGGCCTCGTTGCGGGCCAGCGGAGCGGTGGGCACACCGAGCTTGTAGTCCTGGGTCCAGCGGTAACCGTCCCGCCTGACCTCGACCGAGACCCGCGACGACAGCGCGTTCACCACGGAGACACCGACACCGTGCAGACCGCCGGAGACGGCGTAGCCGCCGCCGCCGAACTTGCCGCCGGCGTGCAGCACCGTCAGCACGACCTCGACCGCGGGCTTCTTCTCCGACGGCACGATGTCGACCGGGATGCCTCGGCCGTTGTCGATCACACGGACCCCGCCGTCGGGGAGGATCGTGACGTCGATCGTGTCCGCGTGCCCGGCCAGAGCCTCGTCGACCGAGTTGTCGACAACCTCGTACACGAGGTGGTGGAGGCCGCGCTCACCGGTCGAACCGATGTACATGCCAGGTCGCTTACGGACCGCGTCCAAGCCCTCGAGGACGGTGATCGCGCTGGCGTCGTACGAGGCCGTGACCTCGCCCGAGCCGACCGCCTCGCCGGAGGCGGTGACCTCGGCGCTCTCACCGGGTGTGGACGGAATGTTCTCGTTGGGGTTGCCGGAATCGGCCACGAAGCGCCCTTTCTGGCACAGCACAGGCCGTTCTCCGGGCAAACGGGAGCGGCTGCGTCATTCGGCTTGTATCGACGACTCCCGCAAGGATGCGGGATTGTCCGCCAGTCTACCGGTAGCGCTGACATGAATGGGGGTTTGCCGGTACCTGAGTACGCATGTGCCGCCCTGAATGAGCGGCTGACGACTCCCCATATTCAGGAAGGGCCCTCAGGAGGCTCACGCGGGCCTTGAGCGCTTCGGCCTGTCAACCTCCCGCTACCGTGAGGGACGCCCCATTCTCGGCGCGTGGCCTCAATCGCCAGATACCCGTACAAAACGGAACCAGCGGACAGCGCCCCACGCAGACAGCACTGCCCCGCGGCAGAGCCGCATCCGAGCCGGGAGCGGGCCCGCACAGAGCCCGGAATCGGCATGGAATCAGTAAGGGCAGAAGCCCGACAACAGCCCGACAACGAGGAAAACGCCAGGTCAGCCGTATGTATCGCCCGGACCGGTGCTCCCAGGCGCCCGCAGCGGACCGAACCTGCGCTGCGGACCACCAGGACCCAGCACCTTGATCAACCGCACCGTGCCCTGCCCGAGATCCGCATTCAGCCGGGCCACCAGCTGAGGCGCCAGCAACCGCAGCTGCGTCGCCCACGCCGTCGAGTCGCACTGCACCGTCAGCACCCGCTCGGCCGGATCTTCGTCGTACCGCAACGGCACACAATGATTGGCCAGATCTTCACCGACGATCTGCGGCCAGCGCCCCATCACCCCACCCACCGCCGCCGGAGTCTCCCAGCCTCGCTCGGTGATCAGACGGTTGATCGCGGAACCCAGCGGCAACGGATCACGCCCATCGGCCCGCGCGCCCGAACGCAGCCCGCCGCCCCGCCTGGCCTGCTTCTTCTGCTGCGCGGCAGCACCACGCGCCCGCGCCTGCTCCTTGGCCGCGCGCAACGCCACCCGCGCCAGATCGACACCCGAAGGCTCCGGAGCCCCGGCCCCGCCGGAACGCTCCTGCGACGGCTCCCCGGCCCCCTTGCCGCGGCCGCTCACAGCCGCTCCACCTCGCCCGCGGACACCGCGTACCGCGTCCCCGCCAGCACACCCGGAACATCGTCGTCCACCGCGGCCGTCACCAGCACCTGCTCACCCGGAGCCACCAGCTCCGCCAGCCGCTCACGACGCCGCGCGTCCAGTTCCGCAAAAACGTCGTCGAGCACCAGCACCGGCTCGTTGCCCTCGCTGCGCAGCAGATCGTACGAAGCCAGCCGCAGCGCCAACGCATACGACCAGGACTCGCCATGGCTCGCGTACCCCTTGGCCGACATCCCCCGCAGCCCCAGCAGCACATCGTCACGGTGCGGACCGACCAGCGTCACACCCCGCTCGATCTCCTGCTTGCGGACATCCGCCAGGGCGGCAATCAGCTGCTCGTACAGCTCCTCACGGGTACGCGCGGACCCCACGTCCGCCCCGACCGAGCTGCGGTACTCCAACGCCACCGGGCCGCCGCCCGGCGCGACATCCCCATACGCCTTGTCCGCCAGCGGTTGCAGGGTCGCGATCAGATCCAGCCGCTGCGCCAGCAGCTCCGCACCCACCCGGCCCAGATGCTGGTCCCACACGTCGAGCGTGGAGAGGTCCATCGACCTGCCGCCGTGCCGACGCGCCATCGCCGCCGACTTCAGCAGGGTGTTGCGCTGCTTCAGCACCCGCTCGTAGTCCGAGCGCACACCCGCCATCCGCGGCGAACGAGCCGTGATCAACTCGTCGAGAAAGCGCCGACGCTCCCCAGGGTCCCCCTTGACCAGCGCCAGATCCTCCGGCGCGAACAGCACCGTACGTACTATCCCCAGCACATCACGCGGTCTGACCTGCGACGATCTATTGATACGAGCCCGATTGGCCTTGCCGGGATTGAGCTCCAGCTCGATCAGCTGCGAACGCTCTCCCTGCGTCACAGCGGCGCGGATGACAGCCCGGTCCGCGCCCATCCGCACCAACGGCGCATCGGAGGAGACCCGATGGCTGCCGAGCGTCGCGAGATAGCCGACCGCCTCCACCAGATTCGTCTTGCCCTGGCCATTGGCCCCCACAAAAGCGGTGACGCCCGGCTCGAGAGGTACCTCGACCCGGGCGTACGAGCGGAAGTCGGCCAGCGAGAGATGCGTGACATGCATGGGTGTACGCCGACCTTCCCGGCTTCCTGCTCCGTGCTTCGTGGAGCGGACCGGACGCCTTGGTCCGGCCCGCCACCCGTTGCGGTTACTTCTTGTTCTCGACCGCGTGGCCACCGAACTGGTTGCGCAGCGCGGCAATCATCTTCATCTGCGGGGAGTCGTCCTGGCGCGAGGCGAAACGCGCGAAGAGCGACGCGGTGATCGCGGGCAGCGGCACCGCGTTGTCGATCGCGGCCTCCACCGTCCACCGGCCCTCACCGGAGTCGGCGGCGAAGCCACGGAGCTTGTCGAGGTGCTCGTCGTCGTCCAGCGCGTTGACCGCCAGGTCGAGCAGCCAGGAACGGATGACCGTGCCCTCCTGCCAGGACCGGAAGACCTCGCGCACATCGGTGACTGAGTCGACCTTCTCCAGGAGCTCCCAGCCCTCGGCGTAGGCCTGCATCATGGCGTACTCGATGCCGTTGTGGACCATCTTCGCGAAGTGGCCGGCGCCGACCTTGCCCGCGTGGACGGAACCGAAGTCGCCCTCGGGCTTCAGCGCGTCGAAGATCGGCTGGACCTTCGCCACGTTCTCGGCGTCGCCGCCGTACATCAGCGCGTAGCCGTTCTCCAGGCCCCAGACGCCGCCGGAGACGCCGCAGTCCACGAAGCCGATGCCCTTGATGCCCAGCTCGACCGCGTGCTTCTCGTCGTCGGTCCAGCGGGAGTTCCCGCCGTCCACGACGATGTCGCCGGGCGAGAGGAGACCGGCGAGCTCGTCGATCGTGGCCTGGGTCGGGGCGCCGGCCGGAACCATCACCCAGACGACCCGGGGACCCTTCAGCTTGCCCACAAGCTCTTCGAGGCTGTGGACATCGGAGACGTCCGGGTTGCGGTCGTAACCGATGACGGTGTGGCCTGCGCGGCGGATGCGCTCGCGCATGTTGCCGCCCATCTTGCCGAGGCCGACGAGACCGAGCTCCATCAGAGATTCCTTAAGCGTTGTGCCGATTCGTACCCAAGGACGAGCCTACGCCCGGCCGGGGACGGGCCGACGGGCATGCTCGGCGTCGAGCGTGCCCGTCGGGATCTGCCATGACAGGACCGATGACCGGATCAGCCGGAGAGGCGGACCGGCATGATCAGGTACTTGTACGCGTCATCCGCTTCGGCATCCACAGCCGGACGGCCGCTGAGCAGCGCGGGCTTGGTGGACGTCGTGAAGGAGAGCTGGGCGACCGGGGAATCGATCGCGCTCAGCCCGTCCAGCAGGAAGGTCGGGTTGAAGGCGATCGAGATGTCGTCGCCCTCCAGCACCGCGTCGACCCGCTCCACAGCCTGTGCGTCGTCGCTGGAGCCCGCTTCCAGGATCAGCACGCCCTGCTCGAAGCTGAGCCGCACCGGGGTGTTCCGCTCGGCGACGAGAGCCACACGCTTGACGGCCTCGACGAACGGCGCCGTCTCGATGACCGCGACCGAGTTGAACTCCGTGGGGAAGAGCGTGCGGTACTTCGGCAGATCGCCTTCGAGCAGCCGCGTGGTCGTACGTCGGCCCGCGCCCTCGAAACCGATCAGCCCCTCACCGGCACCCGAGCCGGAAAGCGCCAGGGTCACCGTGTCACCGCTGGTCAGGGCCTTGGCGGTGTCCAGCAGCGTCTTGGCAGGCACCAGGGCGACAGCGGAGGCGTCCGGATTCTCCGGCTTCCAGAGGAACTCGCGGACCGCGAAGCGGTAGCGGTCGGTCGAGGCCAGGGTGACGGTGTCGCCCTCAATCTCGATCCGCACACCGGTCAGCACCGGCAGCGTGTCGTCCCGGCCCGCGGCGATGGCGACCTGGGCGGCGGCCGAGGCGAAGACCTCGCCGGGGACCGTGCCCGTCGCGGTCGGCATCTCGGGAAGTGCCGGGTACTCCTCCACAGGAAGGGTGTGGAGTGTGAATCGTGAGGAGCCGCAGATCACGGTCGCCCGTACACCGTCTGTGGAAATCTCCACCGGGCGGTTGGGGAGGGCGCGGCAGATGTCGGCGAGCAGCCGGCCGGAGACCAGCACCGTGCCGTCCTCCTCGACCTCGGCGTCCACCGAGACCCGGGCCGAGACCTCGTAGTCGAAGCTGGAGAAGCTGAGGGCCCCGTCCTCAGCCTTCAGCAGAAGGCCCGCAAGAACGGGCGCCGGCGGACGGGCCGGGAGGCTACGGGCCACCCAGGCCACAGCCTCCGCGAGTACATCGCGCTCCACCCGGATCTTCACCGGAACCGCCTCCTGCTGTTGCTCGCTCGCCCTGCTGGCCTTCGTCGTCTGATCGCGTCTCCCGCCGATGAGGCAGCGAGGACGCCGGGGACCAGTCTGACGTACGGCACCGACACTCGGTGCTGCTCGGGGTCAAGTCGCGACAAGAGGTTCGGAGAGCTCCGGCGCCGAGTTGTGCACAGGCCCCACTTCGAAGCGGATTCCGGGCTAACTCTATGTGGCAGTAGTAGTAGGGCCTGTGGAAACCGTGGATAACGTCGTTTCCGCAGGTCAAGTCCTGTTTTTTGTCCACTGCCCCTGTGGGTGGCACCGGTGGACAACACGGCGCTTCTGTGGACACGCGAAAGTTCTGCACACCCGATGCA from Streptomyces sp. NBC_01591 includes:
- the dnaN gene encoding DNA polymerase III subunit beta encodes the protein MKIRVERDVLAEAVAWVARSLPARPPAPVLAGLLLKAEDGALSFSSFDYEVSARVSVDAEVEEDGTVLVSGRLLADICRALPNRPVEISTDGVRATVICGSSRFTLHTLPVEEYPALPEMPTATGTVPGEVFASAAAQVAIAAGRDDTLPVLTGVRIEIEGDTVTLASTDRYRFAVREFLWKPENPDASAVALVPAKTLLDTAKALTSGDTVTLALSGSGAGEGLIGFEGAGRRTTTRLLEGDLPKYRTLFPTEFNSVAVIETAPFVEAVKRVALVAERNTPVRLSFEQGVLILEAGSSDDAQAVERVDAVLEGDDISIAFNPTFLLDGLSAIDSPVAQLSFTTSTKPALLSGRPAVDAEADDAYKYLIMPVRLSG
- a CDS encoding DUF721 domain-containing protein; translated protein: MSGRGKGAGEPSQERSGGAGAPEPSGVDLARVALRAAKEQARARGAAAQQKKQARRGGGLRSGARADGRDPLPLGSAINRLITERGWETPAAVGGVMGRWPQIVGEDLANHCVPLRYDEDPAERVLTVQCDSTAWATQLRLLAPQLVARLNADLGQGTVRLIKVLGPGGPQRRFGPLRAPGSTGPGDTYG
- the recF gene encoding DNA replication/repair protein RecF (All proteins in this family for which functions are known are DNA-binding proteins that assist the filamentation of RecA onto DNA for the initiation of recombination or recombinational repair.); this translates as MHVTHLSLADFRSYARVEVPLEPGVTAFVGANGQGKTNLVEAVGYLATLGSHRVSSDAPLVRMGADRAVIRAAVTQGERSQLIELELNPGKANRARINRSSQVRPRDVLGIVRTVLFAPEDLALVKGDPGERRRFLDELITARSPRMAGVRSDYERVLKQRNTLLKSAAMARRHGGRSMDLSTLDVWDQHLGRVGAELLAQRLDLIATLQPLADKAYGDVAPGGGPVALEYRSSVGADVGSARTREELYEQLIAALADVRKQEIERGVTLVGPHRDDVLLGLRGMSAKGYASHGESWSYALALRLASYDLLRSEGNEPVLVLDDVFAELDARRRERLAELVAPGEQVLVTAAVDDDVPGVLAGTRYAVSAGEVERL
- the gnd gene encoding phosphogluconate dehydrogenase (NAD(+)-dependent, decarboxylating), whose protein sequence is MELGLVGLGKMGGNMRERIRRAGHTVIGYDRNPDVSDVHSLEELVGKLKGPRVVWVMVPAGAPTQATIDELAGLLSPGDIVVDGGNSRWTDDEKHAVELGIKGIGFVDCGVSGGVWGLENGYALMYGGDAENVAKVQPIFDALKPEGDFGSVHAGKVGAGHFAKMVHNGIEYAMMQAYAEGWELLEKVDSVTDVREVFRSWQEGTVIRSWLLDLAVNALDDDEHLDKLRGFAADSGEGRWTVEAAIDNAVPLPAITASLFARFASRQDDSPQMKMIAALRNQFGGHAVENKK